The Penaeus vannamei isolate JL-2024 chromosome 39, ASM4276789v1, whole genome shotgun sequence genome window below encodes:
- the LOC138860024 gene encoding uncharacterized protein has translation LLKERGRGGSARGAGGGARRKRSALFIPPSDPSTEVSICKFKFTGGPNPILEEKKMVSVDAGGTLRYFSGGERGVARDPRAAAAHVKLSGKLLDNISKCETDVKKIRLESDTEDTCSLSGRGSATTSPVATLERGMQPPMLAPPMEDSPKRKRRSKKSSVREKLEQTLRERGLLIQTQQVESAEGATYCKFRQLRKFTRYLFRSWKDYLPGQLQEGGVPLDGYSDPRHPAFPHHLARGPPTPDHR, from the coding sequence CTGCTGAAGGAGCGGGGGCGCGGCGGCAGCGCCCGCGGCGCCGGCGGGGGAGCGCGCAGGAAGCGCTCGGCGCTGTTCATCCCGCCCTCCGACCCCAGCACGGAGGTGAGCATCTGCAAGTTCAAGTTCACGGGCGGCCCGAACCCCATcctggaggagaagaaaatggtgaGCGTGGACGCGGGCGGGACGCTGCGCTACTTCAGCGGCGGCGAGCGCGGCGTGGCGCGGGACCCGCGGGCGGCGGCCGCCCACGTCAAGCTCTCGGGGAAGCTGCTCGACAACATCTCCAAGTGCGAGACGGACGTCAAGAAGATCCGGCTGGAGAGCGACACGGAGGACACGTGCAGCCTGTCGGGGCGGGGCAGCGCCACCACCTCGCCCGTGGCCACGCTGGAGCGGGGCATGCAGCCGCCCATGCTGGCGCCGCCCATGGAGGACTCGCCCAAGCGGAAGCGCCGCTCCAAGAAGTCGTCGGTGCGCGAGAAGCTGGAGCAGACGCTGCGCGAGCGCGGCCTGCTCATCCAGACGCAGCAGGTGGAGTCGGCCGAGGGTGCCACCTACTGCAAGTTCCGTCAGCTGCGCAAGTTCACCCGCTACCTCTTCCGCAGCTGGAAGGACTATCTCCCCGGCCAGCTGCAGGAGGGGGGAGTCCCGCTGGACGGCTACAGCGACCCTCGCCACCCAGCCTTCCCCCACCACCTGGCCCGcggcccccccacccccgaccacCGCTGA